Below is a window of Streptomyces qaidamensis DNA.
GAAGGAGGCGACGCCCAGGATCAGGGCGAGCAGCACCGACAGGGCGGCCGCGTAGTTGTAGTTGCCCGCGTTGAACGCCTGGTTGTAGATGATCATGATCGGGGTGAAACTGTCGCTGACCGTCTGCGGCGTGATGTTCCGGAACAGCGCCGGCTCGTTGAAGATCTGCAGCATCTGGATGATCGACAGCAGACCCGTCAGCACCAGCGCCCCGCGCACGAACGGGATCTTGATGCTCCGCGCGATCCGCAGCTCCGAGGCACCGTCCAGCCGGGCCGCCTCGAACAGCTCCCGCGGCACGCCCTGCAGCGCCGAGTAGATGATCACCATGTTGTAGCCGATGCCGTGCCAGGTCAGCAGGTTGCCGATGGCCGGCCACACCATCGACGGCGCGAAGAAGTTCCAGTCGAGCCCGAGGGACTTGCCGATCGCGGTGAGGGGGCCGACGTCCGGGCTGTAGAGGTTGACCCACACGATCGCCGCGACCACGCCGGGGATCATGTACGGCACCAGCAGCACGATCCGGAACCTGCTCGCCACCCTGGACGTCAGCGCGTCCAGGAACAGTGCCAGCAACAGGCTGATCAGCAGCATCATCGGGATCTGGACACAGGCGAAGAGCACCACCCGCAGGATGGAGCTCATGAACGCCGAGTCCGTCAGCCCCTGGGTGTAGTTGTCCAGCCCGACGAACTCCGTCGTCGCACCTCCGAGACCGAGCCCGGACTGCTTCTCCGTGAACAGCGACTCGTAGACGGCGTAGCCGATCGGGAGCAGATACAGAAAGACGAAGCCGAGCTGGAAGGGCACCGTGAACGCGGCACCCTTCCAGCGCATGGAGCGAATCATCGAATGCCTCAGCCCTTGACGCTGATACCGCGGGACTTCAGGTCCTTGACCGTCCACTCCTGCATGTGCGCGAGCAGGTCGGTGACCTTCTGCTCCTTGTTGACGACCTTGGCCCAGCCCGCCTGGAGCTCGGTGAACATCGCCGTCCAGTTGGGCCCGAAGGTCCAGTCGGTGGTGACGGTCCCCAGGCTGTCCGTGACGACCTTCTGTGCCGGCTCGTAGTTCTTGCCGAGCAGCTTCTGCGAGATCGACTCGCCGACGTAGGAACCGCTGTCCTTCAGTGCCGGCATCACGCCGTTGCCGGTCTCCGGGCTCGCCATCGTCTTGACCGCGTCCTGGTTCGTCGACATCCACAGGGCCGCCTGCGCCGCCTGCTTCTGGTCCGTGCACTGCTTCGTCACCAGCGTCACGCCGCCGGTCAGGTTCGTGCCGGCCGGCGTCTTCGCCGCCTCGCCCCGGTACGCGGGCCAGGGGGTCAGCGCCCAGTCGCCGAAGGACTTGGTGAAGTTCTGCACCATGCCGGCCATCTGCCAGGTGGAGATCTGCCGGGTCGCGGTGGCACCGCTGTCGTAACTGCGCTGCACGGCCGCGTAGTCGGCGAACGACAGCTTGGCGTTCAGGTCGTTGTCGATGATTTCCTGGATCACCTTCGCGGCCTTCAGGGTGCCCTCGTCCTGGAAGTTCACCTTCCAGGCGTCGCCGTCGATCGCGTACCAGTGCGCCCCGGCCTGCATCGCGAGTACTTCCAGGGTGCTCGGGTCCTCACCGGCGTAGTTGGTGATCTTGATGTTGTGCTTCTTCAGGACCTTGCCCGCGGCGATGAAGTCGTCCCAGGTCGCCGGGGGCTCGAGGCCGTACTTCTCGAAGATGTCCGTGCGGTAGATCGTGAACTGGGGCGCCGAGCTGGTGGGCACGCCGTAGAGCTTGCCCTGCACCTGCGCGCTCGCCCAGGCGCCGGTGTTGAACTCGCCCTTCTCGCCCTCGACGTAACTCGTGATGTCGGCGAGCGCGCCCTGCGACACCCAGCTCGTGACGTACTCGGCGGTGTTCTGCACCAGACAGGGGGCGTTCCCGGCCTTGACCGCGTTGGTCAGCTGCTTCTGCATGGTCAGCTGGTCGGTGACCTTCGTGTACTTCAGCTGGATGTCCTTGTGCGAGGCGTTGAACGCCTTGACGACCGCCTCCTGGCCGTTGGCCCACCCCCAGAAGGGGAGCGTGACCGGGCCGGACTTCGACGCGGCGTCGTCGCCCGAGCCGGATCCGCCGCAGGCGGAGAGCAGACCTGTCAGCGCGATACCCGCGACAGCGGCGGAGGCGAACCTTCTCCGGGGGCTGGTGAAGTTCATCTGACCGTGATCCTTCGGAATAGGGCGTTCTCAGAGCGAGAGGACGGCGGCGGCTCGTGGTGCCGGCCAGGAACGGCGGCCGGAAAAACGTCGGCTCGCGGTTGCGGGGGGTTCGGCCAAGCGGAAGCTGTAGTAAGCGGTTGCTGGGACGGTAGGCGGATGTGTCCGTCCATAGCAAGAGGTGCGCGGAAATTTGTTATGGCGGAAGGTCTGGGGTGTTGACCCTGCGGGCGGGGGAAAGGGGTTCGGGCCGTGACGCGTCAGAGCAGCTCAGAGCGGTGTCGGCGTGTTGTGCCGAGACTCGGAGGGGTGTGGATACGGGGCTCGGTGTGAGCCCCGACGAGGGAGAGAAACCGGTTACGTAACCCTTACTGCTAAGGCAGACGAAAGCGCCTGGGCGGGGGTAACCGTCCACTCCTGGTGAGGGTTGTCGTCACCTCTGGGGCGAAAGCCCCCCACCCGGGGGGCCAGCCGCTCCTGGCTGCCCCCTCGCCCCAGGGGACGAAGCCGCCGCCCCCGGGGCGGGGCTATCCGCCGCGAGGGGCGGGCGGCTGGACCGAGTTGCGGACCACGACATGGGTACCCAGCACCAGATGGTCGCCGTCGGCGCTCTTGCGGCGGCCCGCGCCGCCCTCGCGCCGGTCGGCCACCGCCCGCAGCGCGACCCGGCCCATCTCCTCGTACGGCACGTGCACGGTGGTGAGTTGGGGTGTGAGCTGCGAGGCCAGCGGGATGTCGTCGTAGCCGACGATCGACACGTCCTCGGGAACCCGCAGGCCCGCCGCGCGCAGTGCCTGCATGGCACCCGCGGCGACCACGTCCGTCCCGGCCAGCACCGCGGTGAAGTCCGGCGTCTCGTGCAGCGCCGTCTCGACGGCCTCGTACCCGTGCTCGTAGTCGTAGTGGCCGTGCCGTACCAGCCCCGGGGCGAACGGCACCCCGTAGGCCTCGAAGGCCCGCTGGGCGCCCCGCAACCGGCCCTGGGCGGTGGTCAGTTCGGCGTGCCCGGGCAGGACCAGGACGCGGCGGTGGCCGGCCGAGAGCAGGTGGCTGGCCATCGCATAGGCGCCGCCCTCGTTGTCGTAGTCGACGGTCGTCGCGGGGACGTCGCCCTCCAGCGGGGGCCGGCCCACCAGGACCAGATGCGAGCCGGCCGCGTCCAGGGAGCGGGCGAAGCGGGCCATGCGCAGCTGGTACTCGTCGTAGTCGTAGGCGCCGCCGAGCAGGATCACGGCGGCGACGCCCTGCTGGCGCATGAGGTTCACCAGCGCGAGCTCCCGCTCGGGGTCATCGCCGGTCGTGCCGACCAGGGAGAGCCAGCCGCGCAGGGTGGCGGCGCCCTCGACGCCCTTCGCCACGTGGGCGAAGGCGGCACCGGTGATGTTGTTGATGAGGATCGCCACCGTCGGTGTGCCGCCGCCGGCCAGCGAACGGGCGTGGGCGTTGGTGACGTAGTCCAGGTCCCGGACGACCTTCATCACCCGGCGGCGCAGCTCCTCCGACACCGGGTAGTTGCCGGACAGCACCCGGGAGACGCTGGCCACGGAGACGCCCGCGCGTTCCGCGACGTCACGGATGGTCGCCCGGCCGGCGTCACTCGTCGTCGCCTTGCGCTGACTCACCCTTGCGGCTCCTTCACGGTAGTGACCCGGTCCGTTGGGTCCGGTTGTCGCGAACCGGTCCTTTGCGGGCCGGGTGGTGCGGTCCGGCCGAGGGACGGCCGGGTGGTGCGGGGTCCGCCCGTTGTGCGGCCGGGGTGGTGCGGTGTCCGGTTGTGGTGGGCCGGGTTCTTGCGGCCGGTGGCCGGGGCAGTCGCCCCGCCTCGGTGCGCCCGGCCGCGGTGCCTCGGGCGGACCGGGAGTGCCGGAACACCGGGCCGTGCCGCGCAGACGCGTCGGTGCGCGACCGGACCACCCCGTCGCCCCAGCGCCTTCCGAGGCGTTGCCCATCGCCCCACTGAGCCACCGCCACTGAGCCAACGCCCACTGAGCCAACGCCCCACTGAGCCGATCGAACCGATCAGGCCGATCACCCCGGCCGCCTGAGCCACCGGTGCGGAAACCGTATCCCATCGTTACCCCAGGCTGGAGGGCCTGTGGACAACCTGCGTCACGGCCCCCCGCGGCGATGTCATGCCACCCGCGCCAGATCCGCGTGCCGCACCTCGTGGAGCGGTGGTACGCCGGACGCCAGGCGCTCCAGTTCCTCGACGACGATGCGGCCGAGCCGCTCCAGTTCGTTGCCGAGGGAGCCGGCGATGTGCGGGGTGAGGAACACGTTGGGCAGGTGGTACAGCGGCGATCCCGCGGGCAGCGGCTCGGGGTCGGTGACGTCCAGCACCGCGTTCAGCCGGCCGGATACCAGCTCGTCGGTGAGCGCCTCGTGGTCGACCAGCGCACCCCGGGCCGTGTTGACGAGAACGCCGCCGTCCCGCACCAGGGCGAGCCGGTCGCGGTCGAGCATGTGATGGGTCGCGGGGATGTCCGGGGCGTGCAGGCTCACGATGTCGCTGCGTCGGAGGAGGTCCTCCAGCGACAGCGACTCGGCACCGAGGGCGGCGGCCTCGGCGGGGCTCACGTACGGGTCGTGCAGCAGAACGGTGAGGTCGAAGGGCCGCAGCAGTTCCAGGAGGCGGCGGCCCACGCGTGAGGCGCCGATGACGCCGACGCGACGGCCGAGGTTGCCGGTCGCCGCCGTCTCGGCGGGGCCGGGGTAGGCATGGGTCCGGCGGAAGCGCTCGCGGTGGTCGAAGGTGTCCTTGCCCAGCAGCAGGATCATCGCGAGCGTGTACTCCGCGACCGGCAGGGCGTTGCCCGTCACCGCGCTGGACACCTTGACCCCGCGTTCCCACAGGGCTTCGCCGACCAGGGAGCGGACGGAGCCCGCCGCGTGCAGCACGGCGCCGAGCTCCGGGGCCGCCGTGAGGACCCCCGCGTCCAGATGCGGGCAGCCCCAGCCGGTGATCAGCACCTCGGCGGAGGCCAGGGCGGCGGCGCCGGCCGGATCGGCGAAGTCCCGCACCACCAGCCCGGGGTCGATGTCGGCCGTGCGCCTCAGCCGCTCCATCAGCGGCGGAGGGAAGAGCAGCGGGAGGTGCACCGGGTCCATCGCGAACACGGCCCGCGGCAGCTGAGGGCTGGGCATGACTCTCCTGGAGCAGAGGGATAGAAACAGTTTCAGAAAGCGTCTTCTACCGTAGATCTGTCGGGAAGCGGTGGTCAATCGCCCGGCCGGGGCTACCTGTGCAGGCGTCGACGCGGGTCCGCCCTCGGGCCGCGACCCCGTGCCGCCGCTGTTTCCGGAAATCGATTACTGCGGTTTCGGTGGCGACGAGTCAGCCCTGGGTGTCCCATCCTCGGGTCACTGCCGTGCTGAAGAGCCCTGTAGCAACCGGTTCCCGTCCGTCCCCACCTCAAAGTCTTTTCGAAAGTCGGTTCAGGCTCTTGACGGGTCATCCAGGCCGGAAGAAGCTCTGCCACACGCACAACAACCGGTTGTCAGACAGTTGCCACACGGTTGCCATGCGACCTTCTCCGGTCGGTGATCCGTCATTTGGCCGGTATCTCGAACAGCAAGTGCAGGAGGTGGTGCGTTCATGCACCCACATGCTGGTGCTTCCCTGAGCCGCCGCCGATTCCTCGCCCTCTCGGCCGCCGGCGCCGCGACCGGCGCGGCGTCGCTGAGCGGCTGTGCGATGCAGGTCTCCAGCGGTGTCGGCGGCGCGGGCGAGACCATCACGGTGATGGCCAAGCCCGACGACATCTCCCCGGAGCTGATCCGGCAGGCCCAGAAGGACATCGGCGTCAAGATCGTCACGGTGCGCTACGACATCACCAAGCTCATCGGCATGATGACCAACGGCGCGCCGCCCGATCTGGTGCGTGGCGTCGGCGCCACGGACGCCCCCTACTTCGCGGCCCGCGACGTGATGGAGGACCTGGACCCCTACTTCGCCCGGAGCCGCGTCCTCAAGGCCGGTGACCTCGATCCGGTCAACGACCTGTGGCGGTACGACGGCCGCACCCAGGGCAAGGGCCCCCGCTACGGCATGGCGAAGGACTTCTCCCAGGACTCCATGTACTGGTACAACACCGCCCTCTTCGACAGGGCGGGGGTCGACCACCCGCCGGAGACCGAGCCGGTCACCTACGAGGAGTGGCTGGAGAACGCCGAGCGGCTCACCCGGCGCAAGAACGGCCAGACGATCGTCTTCGGCGGCAGTTACCAGGGCGTGCTCACCCCCAACCTGCTGGCGAGCCTGACGGCGTCCGCCGGCGGCAGCCTCTTCAGCGACGACTTCTCCCGCATCGACTTCACGACCCCCGAGGCCCGCAAGGCGCTGAACTGGTACGTCGAGTACGGCAGGAGCAGGGTCGGGCCGAGCATCGTCCAGCCTGACCCCAACGCCTGGGACGGTCCGACCTACCAGGCGAGCCGGATGGCCATGTCCAACTCGGGCTACTGGCTCGGCGGCCTGATCAACACGGACAAGAAGCTGGCGCCTCTCTCGCGCCTCGCGCCGGCCCCGCTCTTCGCGGGCGGCCGGCGGGTCAGCCCCTGCCAGGCCGGCACCGGATTCTGGATGCCGAAGCAGGCGAGGAACAAGGACGCGGCCTGGCGGGTCTTCGAGTGGTTCTTCGGCGAGGGACCGGCCCGGGCCCGTGCCTCCGGCGGCTGGGGCATCCCCACCCTGAAGTCCCTGCGCCCGCTGATGCCCGCCCAGGAGGACTACCAGAAGCGGGTGCTGAAGGTGCAGAACGCCGAGCTCAAGCACTTCTCGGTGATCGCCTTCACGCCCTACGCCTCGGCGGACTCGCTCTACGCCCTCTTCAACCAGGAGGCGCCCGCCGCGATGAACGGTCACCTGTCCGTCGACGCCCTCGCGGGCCGCCTGAACTCCGTCATGAACGAGCAGCTGAAGCGCGGTAAGGAGCAGGTGGGATGACGGTCGAGCAGATACCCGTCACCGGGAGGCCGGGCCGCCGCCCCGCCCCGAGTCCCGCCCGCACGGCACCGGCCGGGCGGCCCCGGATCTCCATGACGGGCCGCAGGCATCGCGCTTTCTACCTGTTCACCGCGCCCTGGATCATCGGTTTCCTGCTGCTGACCGTCGTGCCGATGGCGTACGCGCTGTGGCTGAGCTTCACCACGTACGACGGCATCTCGCCGCACTGGCGGTACGTCGGCCTCGGCAACTACAGCGAACTGTTCTCCGATCCGCAGACCTGGAAGTCCCTCGGCCGTACCGGTCTGTTCGCGATCACGTCGGTGCCGCTGTCGATCATCGCGGGGCTGGGGCTCGCCGTCCTGGTCAACCGGCCGATCAAGGCACGCGGGTTGTTCCGCACGCTGCTGTATCTGCCGGCAGTGGTGCCGCCGGTGGGCGCGGGACTCACCTTCAAGGCGCTCTTCGACCAGAACTCGGGCGCCGCGAACGGCTTCCTCACCCTCTTCGGCTTCGACGCCCTCGGCTGGCTCGCCGACCCCTACGCCCGCTACGTGCTGTTGATGAGTGTGCTGTGGGCCGCCGGCAACGTCATGATCATCTCTCTGGCGGGGCTCCAGGACGTGCCACGCGAACTGCACGAGGCGGCCCGGATCGACGGGGCGAGCGCCTGGCGTACCTTCCGCAGCATCACCGTGCCGCTGCTGTCGCCGGTGCTGCTCTTCCAGACCGTCACCGGTGTGATCGCGTCGGTGCAGACCATCATGCCGCTGCTGCTGACCCCGGACGGCACGACCGCGGGCGTCACCGCGCTGCCGCAGTCCAACTACCTCTACATGATGCACGTGTTCTCGCAGTACTTCGCGCTCGGCCGCTACGGCTACGCCTCCGCACTGCTGTGGGTGCTCTTCGTCCTGATCCTCATCGCCACCGGGCTCATCTTCAGGTTCACGTCCGGCGTGGTGTTCTACAACGTCGACCCGGAGGCGAAGAAGTGACCGCCACCAGTCTGCCCCCCGACCCCGCGCCCCGGGTGCGGATACGCGTCCACCGCCTGGTCCTCTACACGGTCCTCGTCGCCGTCACCGGCCTGTTCGTCGGCCCCTTCGGCTGGCTGGTCCTCAGCGGCCTGAAGACCCCCGCGGAACTGGCCGCGTCCCCCGTGCACTGGCTGCCCGGCCACGTCCAGTGGCACAACTTCGCCGACGCCTTCCACCTGATCGACTTCCTCGGCTACGCCCGCAACTCCCTGATCATCGCGCTCATCTACGCCACCCTCGTCACCCTCAGCTCCGCCTGGGTCGGCTTCGGCTTCGCCCGGCTGGAGGCTCCGGGAAAGAAGACGCTCTTCGGCATCCTCATCGGTTCGATGATGCTGCCGCAGATGATCACGCTGCTGCCGACCTACCTGATCTTCGCGAAGCTCGGCATGGTCGACACGTACTGGCCGTGGGTGCTGTGGGGCCTGGCCGCCGCTCCCTATCTCGTCTTCCTGTTCCGCCAGTTCTTCGCCGGACTGCCCCGGGAGCTGGAGGAGGCCGCGATCGTCGACGGCTGCGGCTACGGCACGATCTTCTGGCGCATCTTCCTGCCGCAGTCCTGGCCGGTGCTGTCCGCGAGCTTCGTGATCGCCTTCACCTGGAGCTGGGGCGACTACATCGCGCCCCAGCTACTGCTCTCGACCGACAAGTCGACGCTCGCCGTCGCCGTCATGTCGACATACGTCACCTCGGCCGGCACCCCGGTCGCCAACCTCCAGGCCGCGGCCTCCGTGATGTACGTCGTCCCGATCCTGCTGATCTTCCTGATCGCGCAGCGCGGTTTCGTCGCCGGGATGTCCACGACCGGCCTGAAGTAGCACCTTTTACCGAACCTTTCGCAAGGAGTTGCACATGAATACGCCGCTTTCACGCCGAACCACCCTCCAGGCCGCCGGTGTCATCGCTGCCGCCGGCTTGGCCGGCAGCATCGCGGGCACCGCACAGGCGGCCGCGGCGGAGGAGAACGGCACCACCGGCGACAGGGTGGTCATCTACCCGCCCCTTCCGAAAGTGCCTGTCAACAACTCCTTCACCGTCAAGGTCCGGCCGGTCGGAGGCACCTGGCAGAAGCTCGGCGTCCACCTCGCCAAGCTCGCACTGATCGACCCGAACACCGGCAGGAACCAGGCCCAGAACTCCTCTTGGGCCGCCTTCGACTTCTCCGGCACCGTCGAGGTCGAGGTCACGTACAACCCGGGCGGCGGCGAGAAGGTCCGCATCCGTCCGGACTCGTACGGCATCAAGCCCGAGGTGCTCGGCAGCACGGCGCGCTTCACACTGGACCGGCCCCGCAACCTCGTCGTCCAGATCGACGACAAGATCTTCGACTGCCTGCACCTGTTCGCGAACCCGATCGAGCAGGACGTGCCCACCGAGGGCGACAAGAAGGTCATGTACTTCGGGCCCGGTCTGCACACTCACCCCGACCGAACCCTGAAGGTACCCACCGGCACCACCGTCTACCTGGCGCCGGGCGCCGTCCTCACGTCCAGCGTGATCTTCGAGGGCGTGGAGAACTGCCGGCTGATCGGCCGCGGCGTGGTCTACGACACGACCGGCGGCGCGGTCTTCGTCCGCAAGTGCGAAAACCTCACGATCGACGGCGTCACGATCCTCAACCCCCGGTACGAGAACATCAGAGTCGCCGAGTCCAGAAACCTCACCATCAAGAATCTGCGCGCCTTCAGCCACCAGGGCTGGGGTGACGGCATCCAGCTCTACTGCTCGGAAAACGTCACGATCGACGGCTGCTTCCTGCGCACCTCCGACGACAGCGTCGCCCTCTATACCCACCGTTGGGACTTCTACGGCGACACCCGCAACATCACCGTCAAGAACTGTTCCCTCTGGGCCGATGTCGCCCACCCGATCAACATCGGCGTGCACGGCAATTCCGACACCCCCGAGATGCTGGAGAACCTGCGCTACGAGAACATCGACATCCTCGACCACCGCGAGCCGCAGGTGACCTACCAGGGCGCCATCGCCTTCATGGTCGGCGACAGCAACCTCGTCCGGGACGTCCGGTTCGACAACGTCCGCGTGGAGGACTTCCGCTGGGGCCAGCTCGTCCACATGCGGGTCGAGTACAACCCGAAGTACAACACGTCGGCAGGCCGCGGCATCGAGTCCGTCTACTTCAAGGACCTCAGCTACAACGGCAAGAACGCCGACCTCTCGATCATCGCCGGCCTCGACGCGGAGCACGCGATCAAGGACGTCACTTTCGAGAACCTCCGCGTCAACGGCAGGGTGATCGCCGACAGCACGGGCAAGCCGACGTGGTATCTGGCCTCGGACGGCGTGCCCATGTTCGTCAACGAGCACGTGACGAACCTCAAGTTCATCACCACCGCCGAGGCGGCCGCGTCATGATCACCTCTGCTCCGAGCCGCCGGAACTTCCTCGGCGGCACGGCGGCCCTGCTGCTGGTGGCGGGCGCGAGCGGACTGCTCGCGCCCGGCACCGCCCGGGCGGCCGGCCACCAGACCGGTCGCACTCGGTTCACCCATCCCGGCCTGCTGCATTCGGCCGACGACCTGGCGCGTATGAAGGCCGCCGTCGCCGCCAAGGAATCCCCGGTCCACGACGGCTACCTCGCGCTCGCGGCGCACGCGCGCTCGAAGGCCACCTACACCGTCCAGAACACCGGCCAGATCACCTCCTGGGGCCGCGGCCCCACCAACTTCCAGAACCAGGCCGTCGCCGACTCGGCCGCCGCCTACCAGACCGCGCTGATGTGGTGCATCACGGGCGAGAGGGCGTACGCCGACAAGTCCAGGGACATCCTCAACGCCTGGTCGGCGTCCCTCATGGCCGTCACCGGTGCCGACGGGCCACTCGGCGCAGGACTCCAGGTCTTCAAGTTCGTCAACGCGGCAGAGCTCCTCCGCTACACCGGTTACGACGGCTGGGCGAAGGAGGACATCGCCCGCTGCGAGGAATCCTTCCTGCGCGTCTGGTATCCCGCGATCTCCGGCTACATGCTCTACGCCAACGGCAACTGGGACCTCACGTCCGTCCAGTCGATCCTGGCCATCGGCGTGTTCTGCGAGGAGCCCACCCTCTTCGAGGACGCGCTGCGCTTCGCCGCCGCGGGAGCCGGCAACGGCAGCGTCAGGCACCGCATCGTGACCGACGCCGGACAGGGGCAGGAATCAGGGCGCGACCAAGGCCACGAGCAGCTCGCGGTGGGCCTGCTGGCGGACGCCGCGCAGGTCGCCTGGAACCAGGGCGTCGACCTGTATGCCTTCGACGGCAACCGGCTGCTGAAGAACGTCGAGTACGCCGCCCGCTACAACCTCGGCGGTGACGTGCCCTTCGTCCCCGACCTGGACCGCACCGGCAAGTACATCAAGACGACCGTCGCCGACAAGGTCCGTGGCAACCTGCCGCCGATCTACGAGATGGTGTACGCGCACTACGCCGGTGTCCGGGGCCTCGACACCCCCCACACCAAGGCGGCCGTCTTCCGAGGCAGCGGCGGCGCCCGCTTCGTCGAGGGCAGCAACGACGACCTGCCCAGCTGGGGCACCCTCACCTTCGCCGGCACCGAGGCCCCCGCCCCGGCCGAGCCCACGGCTCCGGCCGGTGTCACGGCGGTGGGCGGCCACAAGTCCGTCACCGTGGCGTGGGTGCCGTCGGCGTGGGCGGAGTCGTACACCGTCCTGCGGGCCACGAGCGCCGACGGACCGTACGAGAAGGTCGCGGCCGGCCTCGCCACGCCGGCGTACACCGACCGTGACGCCCGCGCGGGCAGGCCCTCCTACTACACGGTTACGGCCACCAACTCCCAGGGCACCAGCGCTCGTTCCGCCTGGGCGGCGGCGGTCCCCGGGCTGCCCGGCCCCTGGGAGACACGCGACGTCGGGGATGTGAAGACCCCCGGGTCGGCCGTCTTCGACGGTGAGCGGTTCGTGCTGGAGGCGTCCGGGACCGCCGGGACCCACCGTCTGGTCCACCTGCCGCTGCGCGGCGACGGCGTGATCACCGCGCGGATCGTGTATCCGCTCAGCTCCCAGTACTCCAAGATCGGCGTCACCGTACGGGCCGGCCTGGACGCGGACGCGGCACACGCCGCCATGCTCATCCAGGGACTGCCGCTGCACACCTGGAGCGGCGTGTGGTCCGTACGGCCCAAGGCGGGAGCCGCGATCAAGGGCACCGGCAGCACGCCCGTGCCGCCCTCCCAGCAACAGACGATCACCACCACCGCCGCCTTCCCGATCTCCTCCCTCGGCGAGCTGCCCGAGTCGGCGACCCCGCTCGAAGCCCCGTACGTCGAGGGCGCGGGCGACGGCTACCGGATGCGCATGCCGTACTGGGTGCGCGTGACCCGCCGGGGCGCCCACTGCACCGGCGCCATCTCTCCGGACGGCATCCGCTGGACCGAAGTGGGCTCCAGCGAAATCGCGCTGAGAAGCACCGCCTACGTCGGCCTCACCCTCACCTCCTGCCTCGGTGTGGACGAGGACTACGCCGAGACCGGCACGGGCGCTTTCGACAACGTCAGCGTGTTCTCCCGAACCGCCGGCGAGGTCTGGTCCGTGCCCCGCCCGGCCACCGCCGCCGGCGACCTGCGGGCCACCGCGGGCGCCGACGCGGTCGAGCTGGCCTGGACCGACCCGGACCTCTCGGCCCGCTACACGGTGCTGCGCGCCGCCGCGGCCGACGGCCCCTACGAGACGATCGCCACCGGCATCGGCGCGGTCGGCTTCGGCACCCGCGTCCGGTACGCCGATGCCACCGGCACTCCGGGCACGACGTACCACTACGCCGTCGCCAAGACCAATTGCGCCGGACGCGGCCCCCTGTCGCAGTCCGCCACGTCGGTGATGCCGACCCCGTCCATGCCGCAACTCATCTCCGCCACCTCGGCGTTCGCCAACAAGGGCGCGCCCTTCAAACATCTCCTGCGGGCTTTGCACGAACCGGTCCGGTTCACCGCGGACGGACTGGCCGGCGGCTTGCGCGTCGACCGGCGTACCGGCCAGATCTCCGGGACACCCACGCAGACGGGCCGGTTCACGGTCACCACCACAGCCGGCAACGCCGCCGGAGAAGCCACCGGCACACTCACCCTCACCGTCGGCACCCCGCCGCCCGCGCCCTGGACCCACGGTGACCTGGGCGACGTCATCCTCGACGACCGCGCCTACGGCACCCTCGGCGTGGTCGCCGTGCAGACCCCCGGCAGCACCGCCCACGAGGACGGGACCTTCGTGGTGCGGGGCGCCGGGACCGACCTGACCGTCAACAACCAGGGCATGACGGGCCAGTTCGTACGGCGGCCCGTCAGCGGCGACTGCGAGGTCACCGCCCGCCTGGTCTCCCGCGCCGGAGCCATCGGCGACCGGGTGGGCCTGCTCATGGCCAAGTCCCTGTCGCCGTTCGACCAGGCGGCCGGGGCGATCGTCACCGGCGGCACGAGCGCCCAGCTGATGCTGCGCCCGACCGTCGCCGGAAAGTCCACCTTCACGGGCAACGCGGCGGTCACCGCTCCCTGCCTGCTGCGACTGAAGCGCACCGGCACGCACTTCACCGCATCCGTCTCGTCCGACGACGGCGCCACCTGGACCCCCCTCGCCGAGGGAGACCTCCCCGGCTTCGGTGACGCCCCCTACCACGTGGGTCTCGTGGTCTGCTCCCGCA
It encodes the following:
- a CDS encoding carbohydrate ABC transporter permease gives rise to the protein MTVEQIPVTGRPGRRPAPSPARTAPAGRPRISMTGRRHRAFYLFTAPWIIGFLLLTVVPMAYALWLSFTTYDGISPHWRYVGLGNYSELFSDPQTWKSLGRTGLFAITSVPLSIIAGLGLAVLVNRPIKARGLFRTLLYLPAVVPPVGAGLTFKALFDQNSGAANGFLTLFGFDALGWLADPYARYVLLMSVLWAAGNVMIISLAGLQDVPRELHEAARIDGASAWRTFRSITVPLLSPVLLFQTVTGVIASVQTIMPLLLTPDGTTAGVTALPQSNYLYMMHVFSQYFALGRYGYASALLWVLFVLILIATGLIFRFTSGVVFYNVDPEAKK
- a CDS encoding carbohydrate ABC transporter permease, yielding MTATSLPPDPAPRVRIRVHRLVLYTVLVAVTGLFVGPFGWLVLSGLKTPAELAASPVHWLPGHVQWHNFADAFHLIDFLGYARNSLIIALIYATLVTLSSAWVGFGFARLEAPGKKTLFGILIGSMMLPQMITLLPTYLIFAKLGMVDTYWPWVLWGLAAAPYLVFLFRQFFAGLPRELEEAAIVDGCGYGTIFWRIFLPQSWPVLSASFVIAFTWSWGDYIAPQLLLSTDKSTLAVAVMSTYVTSAGTPVANLQAAASVMYVVPILLIFLIAQRGFVAGMSTTGLK
- a CDS encoding glycosyl hydrolase family 28 protein; amino-acid sequence: MNTPLSRRTTLQAAGVIAAAGLAGSIAGTAQAAAAEENGTTGDRVVIYPPLPKVPVNNSFTVKVRPVGGTWQKLGVHLAKLALIDPNTGRNQAQNSSWAAFDFSGTVEVEVTYNPGGGEKVRIRPDSYGIKPEVLGSTARFTLDRPRNLVVQIDDKIFDCLHLFANPIEQDVPTEGDKKVMYFGPGLHTHPDRTLKVPTGTTVYLAPGAVLTSSVIFEGVENCRLIGRGVVYDTTGGAVFVRKCENLTIDGVTILNPRYENIRVAESRNLTIKNLRAFSHQGWGDGIQLYCSENVTIDGCFLRTSDDSVALYTHRWDFYGDTRNITVKNCSLWADVAHPINIGVHGNSDTPEMLENLRYENIDILDHREPQVTYQGAIAFMVGDSNLVRDVRFDNVRVEDFRWGQLVHMRVEYNPKYNTSAGRGIESVYFKDLSYNGKNADLSIIAGLDAEHAIKDVTFENLRVNGRVIADSTGKPTWYLASDGVPMFVNEHVTNLKFITTAEAAAS